GGCCATCTCGATGTTGTCGGGCAGCGTGATGTGTTCCGTGGAGGCTTCGGCAGCGATCCACGTCCGCCGAATCTCGTCGAACGACAGATGACTGACGTGCATGAGCTTCGTCAGATACGCGTCTTTGGTGTACTGCCGCTCGACGTCGGCCGAGAAATCGATGACGCGCTGGATAGGGGCCGATGACGACGGCGTTGCGGTGCGCGGCGGCGGTGACGCCAGCGCTTGCTGCTGGGCCACCGCGCGGGTGCGCGGACTGGCGTCGATGGTGGTACGCATTTGCGCGTGAGCGCGACTGATCGGGCGATTATCGACGAGCGCGAGCGTGGAGGCGGATGCGGCCGATGCATCACCGACGAGCGGCACGCCCTCCTCGCGCGCAGTCACCGCTGGCCTTCGTGCCTTCGCCCCCTCGCTCATCGCTGCCCCGTGTCATTCGTGATTTTGTCGAACAACGTCTTTTGTGCTGCGCGTGCCCTGGTCGTGCGGCTCGCCCCTTCATCGGGGCGAGCGGGACTGCTCGGTGCTTGTCAGTCGCTTCCTGTGTCCTTCTGTGTGCTTCCTACGTGCTTCCTGCGTGCTTCCTGAGTACTTACTTCGTGCGGCCGTAGTCGTCCTGGAAGCGGACGATATCGTCTTCGCCCAGATACGCGCCGGACTGCACCTCGATCAGTTCGAGCGGCACGCGGCCGGGGTTCTCCAGACGGTGCGTCGTGCCCAGCGGAATGTACGTCGACTGGTTCTCGGTCAGCAGCGTCGTCGTGTCGCCGTTCACCACGCGCGCGGTGCCCTTCACCACAATCCAGTGCTCCGACCGGTGGAAGTGCATCTGCAAACTCAGCGAGGCGCCCGGCTTCACCACAATCTTCTTCACCTGGAAGCGGTCGCCCACACAGATGCCTTCGTAGTCGCCCCACGGGCGGAACACGCGCTGATGGAACACCGACTCCGAGCGGCCTTCGGCGATCAGCGTCTCGACCACACGCTTGACGTCCTGCACGTGATCCTTCGAAGTGACCAGCACGACGTCCGGCGTTTCCACGATCACGAGATTCTCGACACCGATGGCCGCGACCATTCGGCTCTCGCCACGCACATAGCTGTTCTTCACGCCGTGCGTCACCACGTCGCCGATCAGGCTATTGCCGTTCTCGTCACGCTCGGCAATCTCCGCGACTGCCGACCACGAACCGATGTCGTTCCATCCCAGACCGTCGGCATCCACCACGGCGGCGCGCTGCGCCTTCTCCATGACGGCGTAGTCGATGGAGTCCGACGGGCAGGCTTCGAGACTCGCCTTGTCCAGACGGAAGAAGTCGATATCAACCGCGCCGTGCTCCACCGCCGCTTTCACTTGCTTGAGCATCGCCGGGGCGAGACGTTCGAGTTCGTCGAGATACGCCGACGCCTTGAACATGAACATGCCGCTGTTCCAGTAGCAGTTGCCAGCGGCGATGAGGGCTGCGGCCTTCTCGGCGTCCGGCTTCTCGACGAACTGGTCGATGCGGAAACCGCTCGCGCACACTTGCGTGGCGACGCCGCGGCGAATGTAGCCGTAACCGGTATGGGGAGACGTCGGCGGAATGCCGAAGGTGACCAAATAGCCGTCGTCGGCGAGCGTCTTGGCCGCACGCACCGCTTCGAGGAACTTGGCCTCGTTGGCGATGGCGTGATCGGAGGGCAGCACGAGCAGCGTGGCGTCGGCGTCCTGGCGCAGGGCCACCAGCGCCGCCGCCGCGACCGCCGGTGCGGTGTTGCGTGCCACGGGTTCGAGCACGATGGCGCCCGGCGTCGTGTCAATCGCGCGCAGCTGCTCGGCCACGAGGAATCGCTGTTCGTTATTGGAGATGATCAACGGTGCGGCCACACCGTCGAGCGCGCCAACGCGCTTGACCGTCTGCTGGAGCAACGTGTCCGAACCGGCGAGCGCGAGATACTGCTTTGGATAGCTGGCTCGCGACAAAGGCCACAAACGTGTACCACTACCGCCGCACAGAATTACAGGAGTTATCGCCATATTCCGGTTCGTAGAAAGTTACGCCACACCGCTTAGGGAAGCGAAAATTATATCGTCATTTCAAACACTTAAAACGACATTGCGATGACGGAAGTTGCCGTCGGATTGGCGTTGGGGCCACGTTTTACCGTCGTGCAAAAGAAAAGCGGCACCCCGCAAAGGGTGCCGCTTTCGTACAACAGTACAGCGATACAGCGTCGTGCCGAACCGGCGGTGCCGGCTTGCGCCAGCGCCGCCTGCGTCCGGCTTACTCTGCCGTCGGCTCTTCCACCGAAGTGGGGATCGGGGCAAACGCCTCTTCCAGAGCGATCTGGTCGTGACGCTCGCGATCCGACGATTCGCGGGCCTTGCGGGCCTTGTGATACGCCAGACCCGTACCTGCCGGGATCAGACGGCCAACGATGACGTTTTCCTTCAGGCCACGCAGGTCGTCCTTCTTGCCCATGATGGCGGCTTCGGTCAGCACGCGCGTCGTTTCCTGGAACGATGCAGCCGAGATGAACGAATCCGTCGACAGCGACGCCTTCGTAATACCCAGCAGCACGTTCTCGTACTGCGCCGGACGCTTGTCCGCGGCGTTCATGGCGTCGTTCTCGTAGAGCATGTCCGAACGCTCGACCTGTTCGCCGATGATGAAGCGCGTATCGCCGTTGTCGGTGATCTGCACACGACGCAGCATCTGGCGAACGATCACCTCGATGTGCTTGTCGTTAATCTTCACACCCTGCAAGCGGTACACGTCCTGCACTTCATCGACGATGTAGCGCGACAGCGCCTCGATACCCTGCAGACGCAGGATGTCGTGCGGGTCGGCCGGGCCGTCCACGATCATTTCGCCCTTGTTCACCACCTGACCGTCGTGCACCAGCACCTGCTTTTCCTTCGGAATCAGGAATTCGTGCTGGTTGCCGTCCAGATCGGTAATGACCAGACGCTGCTTGCCCTTCGTGTCCTTACCGAACGACGTCGTACCCGTGACTTCGGCCAGAATGCCGGCGTCCTTCGGTGCACGCGCTTCGAACAGTTCGGCCACGCGCGGCAGACCCCCGGTAATGTCACGCGTCTTCTGCGCTTCGGTCGGGATACGTGCGAGCACTTCACCCACCGGCACTTGCTGACCATCCTTGATGGTGATCAGTGCGCCGACCTGGAAGCCGATCGTCACCGGGTGATCCGTACCCGGGATCTTCACTTCCACGCCGTTCTCGTCGAGCAGCTTGACCTGCGGACGCACGTTCTTCGACGCCGGACCACGACGCTTCGGATCGATCACGACCAGCGTGGACAGACCCGTCACATCGTCGATCTGCTTGGCAACCGTGACACCTTCCTCGACGTTCTCGAACTTGGCGAAACCACCGTGTTCGGTAATGATCGGGCGCGTCAGCGGATCCCACGTAGCCAGTTGGGCACCGGCCTTGACCTGTGCGCCGTCCAGTTGCAGCAGCGTGGCGCCGTACGGCACCTTGTGACGCTCGCGCTCGCGACCGTGATCGTCCGTGATCAGGACTTCACCCGAACGCGAAATCGCAATCTGCTCACCGCGGCCGTTCGTCACGTAACGCATGGTTGCCGTGAAGCGAACCGTACCGTTCGACTTGGCTTCGATCGACGAGGCCACTGCCGCACGCGACGCAGCACCACCGATGTGGAACGTACGCATCGTCAGCTGCGTGCCCGGTTCACCGATCGACTGTGCTGCGATCACGCCGACCGCTTCGCCGACGTTCACACGCGTACCACGGCCCAGATCGCGACCATAGCAAGCTGCGCACAGACCGAAACGCGTATCGCAGGTCAGCGGCGTGCGCACGCGCACTTCGTCGACACCCAGCGCCTCGATCATTTCGACGACGTCTTCGTCCAGCAGCGTGCCAGCTTCGAACACCGTTTCTTGCGTTTCCGGATTCACGACGTCGGCCACAGCCACACGACCCAGGATACGGTCACGCAGGGCTTCGACCACTTCACCGCCCTCGACCAGCGCCTTCATCGCCACGCCGTTGCTCGTGCCGCAATCGTCTTCAACCACGACCAGATCTTGCGTCACGTCGACCAGACGACGCGTCAGGTAACCCGAGTTTGCCGTCTTCAGTGCTGTATCGGCCAGACCCTTACGTGCACCGTGGGTCGAGATGAAGTACTGCAACACGTTCAGGCCTTCGCGGAAGTTCGCGGTAATCGGCGTCTCGATAATCGAGCCGTCCGGCTTGGCCATCAGGCCACGCATACCGGCGAGCTGGCGAATCTGGGCGCTCGAACCGCGAGCACCGGAGTCGGCCATCATGTAAATCGAGTTGAACGACTCCTGATCCACGACGTTGCCATCGCGATCGGTGGTCTTTTCCTTCGAGAGCTGCTCCATCATCGCCTTACCCACGGCGTCACCGGTAGCACCCCAAATGTCCACGACGTTGTTGTAACGCTCTTGCGCCGTGACCAGACCCGACATGTACTGACGGTCGTATTCCTTGACCTTCTTCGACGCTTCGCCGATCAGCTCTTCCTTCTTCGTCGGCACGAGCATGTCGTCGACGCAGATCGAGATACCGGCACGCGTTGCCAGGCGGAAGCCCGACTGCATCAGCTTGTCGACGAAGATCACCGTCTCGCGCAGACCGCAACGGCGGAACGCCGTGTTGATCAGCTTCGAGATTTCCTTCTTCTTGAGCGACTTGTTCAGCACCGAGAACGGCAGGCCCGGCGGCAGAATTTCCGACAGGATCGCGCGGCCGACGGTCGTCGGGTACAGCGTGATCTTCGGCGTCTTCTCGCCCGTTTCTGCGTCGACCAGGTACTCCGTAATACGCACGTTCACGCGCGAAGCCAGTTCGACTTCCTTGTTGTCGTACGCACGCAGCACTTCGGACACGTCGATGAACGACAGGCCTTCGCCCTTGCCGTTGATCTTGTCGCGCGTCGCGTAGTACAGACCCAGCACGATATCCTGCGACGGCACGATCGACGGATCGCCGTTAGCCGGGAACAACACGTTGTTCGAGGCCAGCATCAGGGTACGCGCTTCCATCTGCGCTTCGAGCGACAGCGGCACGTGAACAGCCATCTGGTCACCGTCGAAGTCGGCGTTGAACGCCGCGCAAACCAGCGGGTGAAGCTGAATTGCCTTGCCTTCGATCAGCACCGGCTCGAACGCCTGAATACCCAGGCGGTGCAGCGTCGGTGCGCGGTTCAGCATGATCGGATGTTCGCGGATCACCTCTTCCAGGATGTCCCACACCACCGCCGTCTGGTTCTCGACTTCCTTCTTCGCGGCCTTGATGGTCGTGGCCACGCCCATCACTTCCAGCTTGTGGAAGATGAAAGGCTTGAAGAGTTCGAGCGCCATCAGCTTCGGCAGACCGCACTGATGCAGCTTGAGCGTCGGGCCCACGGTAATCACCGAACGACCCGAGTAGTCGACGCGCTTACCCAGCAAGTTCTGACGGAAACGACCGCTCTTACCCTTGATCATGTCGGCCAGCGACTTGAGCGGGCGCTTGTTCGCACCGGTCATCGCCTTACCGCGACGGCCGTTGTCGAGCAGCGAGTCCACGGACTCTTGCAGCATGCGCTTTTCGTTGCGCACGATGATGTCCGGGGCCTTGAGCTCGAGCAGACGCTTCAGACGGTTGTTACGGTTGATGACGCGGCGATACAGATCGTTCAGGTCCGAGGTCGCGAAACGGCCACCGTCGAGCGGCACCAGCGGGCGCAGCTCGGGCGGGAGCACCGGCAGGACTTCGAGCACCATCCACTCGGGCTTGATGCCCGAGCGCTGGAATGCCTCGAGAACCTTCAGGCGCTTGGCGTACTTCTTGATCTTGGCTTCCGAGCCCGTGGCTTGCAGCTCGGCGCGCAGATGCTCGACCTGTGCGTCGATGTCGATCGAGCGCAGCAGCTCGCGCACGCCTTCCGCGCCCATCTCGGCACGGAATTCGTCGCCGTATTCCTCGACCTTGTTGTAGTAATCCTCCTCGGTCATGATCTGGCAACGCTTGAGCGGCGTCATGCCCGGCTCGAGAACCACGTACGCTTCGAAGTACAGCACGCGTTCGATGTCGCGCAGCGTCATGTCGAGCACCATGCCCAGACGCGACGGGAGCGACTTCAGGAACCAGATGTGCGCGACCGGCGAAGCCAGTTCGATGTGGCCCATGCGCTCACGGCGCACCTTGGCCAGCGTCACTTCAACGCCGCACTTCTCGCAGATCACGCCACGGTGCTTCAGGCGCTTGTACTTGCCGCAAAGGCACTCGTAGTCCTTGATCGGACCGAAGATCTTGGCGCAGAACAGACCGTCGCGCTCGGGCTTGAAGGTCCGGTAGTTGATCGTCTCCGGCTTCTTCACTTCACCGAACGACCACGAGCGGATCTTGTCCGGCGAAGCCAGACCGATCTTGATCGCGTCGAACTGTTCGTCCTGCTGGACTTGCTTGAATAGATCGAGCAAAGCTTTCATTGCTTTCTCCTGTTGCCTGAACGCGATTAACCGCGCTCCAGGTCGATATCGATACCGAGCGAACGGATTTCCTTGACCAGCACGTTGAACGACTCCGGCATGCCGGCATCGATCACGTGATCGCCCTTGACGAGGTTCTCGTACACCTTCGTACGACCCGTCACGTCATCCGACTTCACCGTCAGCATTTCCTGCAGCACATACGATGCGCCGTAAGCTTCCAGTGCCCACACTTCCATTTCACCGAAGCGCTGACCACCGAACTGAGCCTTACCGCCCAACGGCTGTTGCGTCACCAGCGAGTACGGACCGGTCGAACGTGCGTGCATCTTGTCGTCGACCAAGTGGTGCAGCTTGAGCATGTGCATGAAGCCGCAAGTGACCGTACGCTCGAAGGCTTCGCCAGTACGACCGTCGAACAGCGTGACCTGGTTCTTCGACGGCGTCATGCCGAGTTCCTTCGCGATGTGATCCGGGAACGCCAGATCCAGCATGCGACGGATTTCCTCTTCATGCGCGCCATCGAACACCGGCGTCGCGAACGGAACACCGTTCTGCAGGTTGCGTGCCAACGACATGATTTCGTCGTCCGACAGGCTGTCGATATCTTCTTGCTGACCGCTCTCGTTGTAGATCTTCGTCAGGAACTTGCGAAGCTCCTGGACCTTGGTGTGCGCTTGCAGCATTTCGCCGATACGCCAGCCCAGACCCTTCGCTGCCCAGCCGAGGTGCGATTCGAGAATCTGACCCACGTTCATCCGCGACGGCACGCCGAGCGGGTTGAGCACGATGTCTGCCGGACGGCCATCGGCCATGTACGGCATATCCTCGATCGGCACGATCTTCGAGACCACACCCTTGTTACCGTGACGGCCGGCCATCTTGTCGCCAGGCTGCAGACGACGCTTGACCGCCAGGTACACCTTGACCATCTTCAGCACGCCCGGCGGCAGTTCGTCGCCTTGCGTGAGCTTCTTGCGCTTCTCTTCGAAAGCCAGGTCGAACGAGTGACGCTTCTGCTCGATCGATTCCTTGATCTGTTCGAGCTGTTGCGCACCTTCGTCTTCTGCCAGACGAATGTCGAACCAGTGGTAGCGGTCCAGATCGGCCAGGTATTCCTTGGTGATCTTGGTGCCCTTGGCGAGCTTCTTCGGGCCGCCATTGGCGGTCTTGCCCACCAGGAAACGCTCCAGACGCTGGAATGCGTCGCCTTCCACGATACGCAGCTGGTCGTTCAGGTCGAGGCGGTAGCCCTTCAGTTCATCGTCGATGATCTGCTGAGCGCGCTTGTCGCGCTGAATGCCTTCACGCGTGAACACCTGCACGTCGATGACGGTGCCGCTCATGCCCGACGGCACGCGCAGCGAGGTGTCCTTCACGTCCGAAGCCTTCTCGCCGAAGATCGCGCGCAGCAGCTTTTCTTCCGGCGTGAGCTGGGTTTCGCCCTTCGGCGTGACCTTGCCCACCAGCACGTCACCGGCTTCGACTTCTGCACCGATGTACACGATGCCCGACTCGTCCAGACGGCTAAGTTGCACTTCCGCCAGGTTCGAGATGTCGCGCGTGATTTCTTCCGGTCCGAGCTTCGTGTCGCGAGCGACGACGTTCAGTTCTTCGATGTGGATCGACGTGTAACGGTCTTCCGCAACGACACGTTCCGAGATCAGGATCGAGTCTTCGAAGTTGTAGCCATTCCACGGCATGAACGCGATCAGCATGTTCTGACCCAGCGCCAGCTCACCCAGGTCGGTCGACGCGCCGTCGGCGATCACATCGCCGCGCGCAACCTTATCGCCCACTTCCACGATCGGACGCTGGTTGATGTTGGTGTTCTGGTTCGAACGCGTGTACTTGATCAGGTTGTAGATGTCCACGCCGACTTCACCGGCAACGGCTTCATCGTCGTTCACGCGAATCACCACACGGCCTGCGTCGACGTAATCGACCACGCCGCCACGGAACGCCTGCACGGTCGTACCCGAGTCAACGGCCACCGTACGTTCGATACCCGTACCGACAACCGCCTTTTCCGGACGCAGGCAAGGCACGGCCTGGCGCTGCATGTTCGAACCCATCAATGCGCGGTTCGCGTCATCGTGTTCGAGAAACGGAATCAGCGAAGCTGCGACCGAGACGATCTGCGACGGTGCCACGTCCATGTACTGGATGCGGTCCGGCGTGACCATCAGCGTTTCACCGGCTTCACGCGACGACACGAGTTCGTCGGTGAGTTCGCCGCTGGCGCCGATCGACGCGTTCGCCTGAGCGATCACGTAACGACCTTCTTCAATGGCCGACAGGTAGTCGATCTGGTCGGTGACCTTGCCGTCTTCCACCTTGCGGTACGGCGTCTCGAGGAAGCCGTATTCGTTCAGGCGGGCGTACAGTGCCAGCGAGTTGATCAGACCAATGTTCGGACCTTCCGGCGTTTCGATCGGGCACACGCGGCCATAGTGGGTCGGGTGCACGTCGCGGACTTCAAAGCCTGCACGCTCGCGCGTCAGACCGCCCGGGCCCAGTGCGGAAACACGACGCTTGTGCGTGATTTCCGACAGCGGGTTGGTCTGGTCCATAAACTGCGACAGCTGCGACGAACCGAAGAACTCGCGAATGGCCGACGAAATCGGCTTGCTGTTGATCAGGTCGTGCGGCATCAGGTTTTCCGACTCGGCCTGACCCAGACGTTCCTTCACGGCACGCTCGACACGCACGAGACCGGCGCGGAACTGGTTTTCTGCCAGTTCGCCGACGCAACGCACACGACGGTTACCCAGGTGGTCGATGTCGTCGACTTCGCCGCGGCCGTTACGCAGATCCACGAGGATCTTGATGGTCGCGAGAATGTCGTCGTCTTCCAGCGTCATCGGTCCGAGCACTTCGTCACGGCCAACACGACGGTTGAACTTCATACGACCCACCTTCGACAGGTCGTAAGCTTCTTCGCTGTAGAACAGACGGTTGAACAGGGCCTCGACCGCATCTTCGGTCGGCGGCTCGCCCGGGCGCATCATGCGGTAGATCGCGATACGTGCGGCCGTCTGGTCGGCGGTTTCGTCGATACGCAGCGTGGCCGAGATGTACGAACCCTGGTCCAGATCGTTCGTGTACAGCGTCTGGATGTCCGACACGCCCGACTCGCGCAGCTTGAGCAGCACGCTTTCGGTGATTTCATCGTTGGCGTTGGCGATCACTTCGCCGGTGTCGCCATCGATCACGTTCTTCGCGAGCACACGGCCGAGGAGATAGTCTTCCGGCACCGAGATGAACTTGGTGTTGGCGTTCTCGAGGTCGCGGATGTGCTTGGCGTTGACACGCTTGTCCTTCTGGACAATGACCTTGCCTTCGCGATCCGTGATGTCGAAGCGAGCCACTTCACCACGCAGACGCTCCGGCACGAACTCCATCTGTGCGCCTTCCGGCATCAGCTTGAAGTTGTCGAACACGAAGAAGTTCGCGAGGATCTGTTCCGGCGTCAGGCCGATGGCCTTGAGCAGGATCGTGACCGGCATCTTGCGACGGCGGTCAACGCGGAAGTACAGAATGTCCTTCGGATCGAATTCGAAGTCGAGCCACGAGCCGCGGTAGGGGATGATACGCGCGGAGAACAGCAGTTTGCCCGAGCTGTGCGTCTTGCCCTTGTCGTGTTCGAAGAACACGCCCGGCGAACGGTGCAGCTGCGAGACGATGACACGTTCCGTGCCATTGATGACGAAGGAACCCGTCGAGGTCATGAGCGGAATTTCGCCCATGTACACTTCCTGTTCCTTGACTTCCTTGACTACCGGCTTGTTCGGCGATTCCTTATCGAGAATCACCAGACGAACCTTGGCGCGCAGGGCCGAGCAGAAGGTCAGGCCGCGCTGTTGACATTCCTTGACATCGAACGCAGGCGTGCCAAGCAGATAGCTGACAAACTCCAGGCGTGCGAACCCGTTGTGAGAAACGATCGGGAAAATGGAGGAGAAGGCTGCTTGCAGACCCTCCGGCTTCCGCTCCGATGCAAGCGCATCGGCTTGCAAGAACGATGTGTACGAGGCGAGCTGGGTGGCCAGCAAAAACGGCACCTTGTGCACGGTCGGACGCTTCGCAAAACTCTTGCGAATGCGTTTCTTCTCGGTGAAGGAATAGTGCATTACGATCTCCGAATCACTACGCTGACGACGACGGCAGGCATCGCCAACGGGTGTTCATCGACTGAGACCAGACGTCCCCCACGGCGGGCTTGCCGCGGAGCAACGAGCTTGGTGGTTGGCCGCTACCAACCGCTGGCTGACGGCGACGGATGCCTGTGTTGCCCGTCGCCCGACCAAACTTGCCTTCTGCAGTCGCTTCAGAAGACAAAGAGAAAACCGTTACGGGCCGATGCCTGACGCATCGAATACGCTTCCCGTCGCGATTTTTTCTTTGGCCTCTCGCTTACTTCCCCAGTGCGGCACGTTGGCCGCCATCGCATGTCCTCAGACTCGTCTCGTCGGGCGAACGCCCGTTTGAAACCGTGCGAGTCACACGAGGCACAGCGAAATCACTTCAATTTCAAACACTTGGCTTAGCTTCAAGCCCACTTTCGAATTTGAAATCCCGGTTTTGGGATTTGCATCTCCTGAAAGCACAAAAAGGCTGACGACGTTTCGTCGCCAGCCTTCCCTACGCGCAGAGCCGAATTACTTAACTTCGACCTTGGCGCCGGCTTCTTCCAGCTTCTTCTTGGCTTCTTCAGCAGCAGCCTTGTCGACGCCTTCCTTGACAGCCTTCGGAGCGCCATCAACCAGATCCTTGGCTTCCTTCAGGCCCAGGCCGGTGATTTCGCGGACGGCCTTAATGACGCCGACCTTGTTTGCACCGACTTCTGCCAGGATGACGTTGAATTCGGTTTGCTCTTCAGCAGCTGCAGCAGCACCGCCGCCAGCAGCACCGCCAGCGACCATCATCGCGGCAGCCGACACGCCAAACTTCTCTTCGAACGCCTTGACCAGGTCGTTCAGTTCCATAACCGACATCGCGCCTACGGCTTCGATGATTTCGTCTTTCGAGATTGCCATTTGTAAAACTCCTAGATTGTGTTCGGACCGAAGTCAGCGATCGTGTAACCGGGGAGAGAATTAAGCAGCTTCCGCTTGCTTCTTCTCTGCCACGGCAGCCAGGACGCGAGCAAAGCCGGAAACCGGCGCTTGCATGACACCCAGCAACTTCGCGAGCAGTTCGTCGCGGCTCGGGATCGAGGCCAGCGCTTGCACGCCTGCCTTGTCCATCACCTTGCCGTCGTACGAGCCGGCCTTCAAGATCAACTTGTCGTTGCCCTTCGAAAAGTCGTTCAAGACTTTCGCAGCGGCTACGGGATCCGTCGAGATACCGTAGATCAGAGGACCGGTCATCTGTTCAGCCAAGTCAGCAAATGCAGTGTTTTCCACTGCACGGCGTGCCAGCGTGTTCTTCAGAACGCGCAGGTAGACGCCTTGCTGACGCGCATTGGCGCGAAGCTTCGTCAGATCGCCAACCGTGATTCCGCGATATTCAGCCACAACGATGGTCGAAGCGGCGGCGACTTGCGCCGATACTTCTGCCACGACGGCTTTCTTATCATCAAGATTAAGTGCCACGGTTAACCTCCAAAATTGACATCACCTCATGGTGATGCCGTTCCACTAACGGCTTACCGACATGTCTGGAGTTTCAACCCTCGCGCCCGGTTGCCCGCGTGCGACGGTGTGACTGCATAACTTGTTCGGGTTCGCCATCTGCGTTGGCTGGCGTATTAAGGGAGCGTCAGTGAATGCCCGTTCCCGCCAACGGTCTTTGATAACCGGAAGCGTCTTCCGAAGATTCCGCTTCCGCCCAAAGTCTTTTGCTACAGGCTGTCGATCTCAAGGATCTCAGCCATCGCAGGGGACGCCATCACCCTGCGATTGCGATACTTATCGCTTAGGCCGACAGGCTGGCCTGGTCCACACGCACGCCAACGCCCATCGTGCTCGACAGGGCGATCTTGCGCAGGTAGACACCCTTGCTCGAAGCCGGCTTCGACTTCGTCAGGACTTCCAGCAGAGCCGAAAGGTTCTGCTGCAGAGCAGCGGCTTCGAACGAAGCGCGACCGATCGTGGCGTGGATGATACCGGCCTTGTCGACGCGGTATTGCACCTGGCCTGCCTTGGCGTTCTTCACTGCCGTAGCGACGTCCGGGGTGACCGTGCCAACCTTCGGGTTCGGCATCAGGCCGCGCGGGCCGAGGATCTGACCCAGCGTACCGACGATACGCATCGTGTCCGGCGAAGCGATCACGATGTCGAAGTCCATGTTGCCGGCCTTGATCTGCTCGGCCAGGTCTTCCATACCGACGATTTCAGCGCCGGCAGCCTTGGCTTGCTCAGCCTTTTCGCCTTGGG
This window of the Pandoraea sputorum genome carries:
- the rpoB gene encoding DNA-directed RNA polymerase subunit beta — translated: MHYSFTEKKRIRKSFAKRPTVHKVPFLLATQLASYTSFLQADALASERKPEGLQAAFSSIFPIVSHNGFARLEFVSYLLGTPAFDVKECQQRGLTFCSALRAKVRLVILDKESPNKPVVKEVKEQEVYMGEIPLMTSTGSFVINGTERVIVSQLHRSPGVFFEHDKGKTHSSGKLLFSARIIPYRGSWLDFEFDPKDILYFRVDRRRKMPVTILLKAIGLTPEQILANFFVFDNFKLMPEGAQMEFVPERLRGEVARFDITDREGKVIVQKDKRVNAKHIRDLENANTKFISVPEDYLLGRVLAKNVIDGDTGEVIANANDEITESVLLKLRESGVSDIQTLYTNDLDQGSYISATLRIDETADQTAARIAIYRMMRPGEPPTEDAVEALFNRLFYSEEAYDLSKVGRMKFNRRVGRDEVLGPMTLEDDDILATIKILVDLRNGRGEVDDIDHLGNRRVRCVGELAENQFRAGLVRVERAVKERLGQAESENLMPHDLINSKPISSAIREFFGSSQLSQFMDQTNPLSEITHKRRVSALGPGGLTRERAGFEVRDVHPTHYGRVCPIETPEGPNIGLINSLALYARLNEYGFLETPYRKVEDGKVTDQIDYLSAIEEGRYVIAQANASIGASGELTDELVSSREAGETLMVTPDRIQYMDVAPSQIVSVAASLIPFLEHDDANRALMGSNMQRQAVPCLRPEKAVVGTGIERTVAVDSGTTVQAFRGGVVDYVDAGRVVIRVNDDEAVAGEVGVDIYNLIKYTRSNQNTNINQRPIVEVGDKVARGDVIADGASTDLGELALGQNMLIAFMPWNGYNFEDSILISERVVAEDRYTSIHIEELNVVARDTKLGPEEITRDISNLAEVQLSRLDESGIVYIGAEVEAGDVLVGKVTPKGETQLTPEEKLLRAIFGEKASDVKDTSLRVPSGMSGTVIDVQVFTREGIQRDKRAQQIIDDELKGYRLDLNDQLRIVEGDAFQRLERFLVGKTANGGPKKLAKGTKITKEYLADLDRYHWFDIRLAEDEGAQQLEQIKESIEQKRHSFDLAFEEKRKKLTQGDELPPGVLKMVKVYLAVKRRLQPGDKMAGRHGNKGVVSKIVPIEDMPYMADGRPADIVLNPLGVPSRMNVGQILESHLGWAAKGLGWRIGEMLQAHTKVQELRKFLTKIYNESGQQEDIDSLSDDEIMSLARNLQNGVPFATPVFDGAHEEEIRRMLDLAFPDHIAKELGMTPSKNQVTLFDGRTGEAFERTVTCGFMHMLKLHHLVDDKMHARSTGPYSLVTQQPLGGKAQFGGQRFGEMEVWALEAYGASYVLQEMLTVKSDDVTGRTKVYENLVKGDHVIDAGMPESFNVLVKEIRSLGIDIDLERG
- the rplL gene encoding 50S ribosomal protein L7/L12 translates to MAISKDEIIEAVGAMSVMELNDLVKAFEEKFGVSAAAMMVAGGAAGGGAAAAAEEQTEFNVILAEVGANKVGVIKAVREITGLGLKEAKDLVDGAPKAVKEGVDKAAAEEAKKKLEEAGAKVEVK
- the rplJ gene encoding 50S ribosomal protein L10, coding for MALNLDDKKAVVAEVSAQVAAASTIVVAEYRGITVGDLTKLRANARQQGVYLRVLKNTLARRAVENTAFADLAEQMTGPLIYGISTDPVAAAKVLNDFSKGNDKLILKAGSYDGKVMDKAGVQALASIPSRDELLAKLLGVMQAPVSGFARVLAAVAEKKQAEAA
- the rplA gene encoding 50S ribosomal protein L1 — its product is MAKISKRQQALAAKVDRNKLYPVGDALALVKECASAKFDESIDVAVQLGVDAKKSDQVVRGSVVLPAGTGKSVRVAVFAQGEKAEQAKAAGAEIVGMEDLAEQIKAGNMDFDIVIASPDTMRIVGTLGQILGPRGLMPNPKVGTVTPDVATAVKNAKAGQVQYRVDKAGIIHATIGRASFEAAALQQNLSALLEVLTKSKPASSKGVYLRKIALSSTMGVGVRVDQASLSA